The nucleotide sequence CGACCGAGAGCACCGGCTCGAGATCCGCCGACAGCCGCCCCGCAGAGTCGTAGCCGTAGAGCGCGATCCCCAACCGCACCCAGTCGTACCGGGCGGCGGGCAAATGAAGAGCGCCCGCACTGTTGGCCAGATGGACCGTCGTCGCGGCCCGCTCATTCTCGGTAAGAGAGGAAAGGAGCTCCTTGAAGCGTCCCTCCTGCATTCGATTCGACTCCGAGTCGGGCGTTTCCGCCTCCGCGAGGTGCGAGAGCACCCCCTCCATCCGCAACTCCGGAGAGGAACGAAGAAGCTCGAACAAGGAAGAGGCCTCTCGCGTGTCGATACCGAGGCGCGTCATCCCGGTGTCGAACTTGAGGTGCAGTGGCGCTACCCACCCACACCCTTTACTGAAGGCTTTGAGAGCCTGGAGGCTCTCGAGACTGGAAATGACTGGAGTCAGGCGGTGA is from Thermoanaerobaculia bacterium and encodes:
- the alr gene encoding alanine racemase — translated: HRLTPVISSLESLQALKAFSKGCGWVAPLHLKFDTGMTRLGIDTREASSLFELLRSSPELRMEGVLSHLAEAETPDSESNRMQEGRFKELLSSLTENERAATTVHLANSAGALHLPAARYDWVRLGIALYGYDSAGRLSADLEPVLSVEAELVQVKEVPAGTRVGYGGRFTAERASRIGIVPVGYADGYSWRLGNRAEVLVSGRRVPVVGSVSMDLLAVDVTGVDAGVGARVTLLGRQGAEAISAVELAAEVGTVPYQLLCLFGLRLPRRFVEDTAAVPVAKATALPARSMS